Proteins from a genomic interval of Niabella soli DSM 19437:
- a CDS encoding MFS transporter, with protein sequence MQLKERKYYKWVVVALLSVVALLNYLDRQMLSTMQPAMKLDIEALKTATNFGRLMAIFLWVYGLMSPFSGIIADRLNRKWLITGSLFIWSLVTLLMGLATGFTELYILRAIMGISEALYIPAALSLIADYHSSKTRSLAVGIHMIGLYAGQFFGGFGGTVAARFSWQATFHWFGVAGMGYAMILILFLREHRAKQTNNEPAGEKKNPFSGLRVLLKNPAFWVLLFYFAVPSLPGWAIKNWLPTLFSNYLKIDMSIAGPKAIATLAVSSFLGVIIGGMLSDKWVQHNLKGRVYTSAMGIFLTIPALFLLAYGTSAYYLMAAAFCFGFGFGMFDANNMPILCQFVAPRYRATGYGVMNMMGVFSGAIITDILGKSADAGNLKGDFAVLAVIVLAILILQLAVLNPKTADYKNEG encoded by the coding sequence ATGCAGTTGAAAGAAAGAAAATATTATAAATGGGTTGTAGTGGCGTTGTTGTCAGTAGTGGCGTTGCTCAACTACCTCGACCGGCAAATGCTGTCCACCATGCAGCCTGCAATGAAGCTGGATATTGAAGCGTTAAAAACGGCCACCAATTTTGGCCGCCTGATGGCGATTTTTCTTTGGGTATACGGGCTGATGTCCCCGTTTTCGGGAATAATTGCCGACCGGCTGAACCGCAAATGGCTGATCACCGGAAGCCTTTTTATTTGGTCCCTGGTAACATTGCTGATGGGCTTAGCAACCGGCTTTACTGAACTGTATATTTTAAGAGCGATTATGGGCATCAGCGAAGCGCTTTATATTCCCGCTGCCTTATCCCTGATAGCCGATTATCATTCCTCAAAAACGCGCTCCCTGGCTGTGGGCATTCATATGATCGGTTTGTATGCCGGGCAATTTTTTGGGGGATTCGGCGGCACTGTTGCTGCCCGTTTTTCGTGGCAGGCTACCTTCCATTGGTTTGGTGTGGCAGGGATGGGCTATGCGATGATCCTTATTTTATTTTTGCGGGAGCACAGGGCAAAGCAAACAAACAATGAACCGGCAGGGGAAAAGAAAAATCCCTTTTCAGGCCTGCGTGTATTACTGAAAAATCCGGCATTTTGGGTATTGCTTTTTTATTTTGCGGTGCCCAGTTTACCGGGATGGGCCATTAAAAACTGGTTGCCTACTCTTTTTTCGAACTATTTGAAAATTGATATGAGCATTGCCGGTCCAAAGGCTATTGCCACACTTGCGGTTTCCTCTTTCCTGGGTGTGATCATTGGGGGAATGCTATCTGATAAATGGGTGCAACACAATTTAAAAGGGCGGGTGTACACAAGCGCCATGGGTATTTTTTTAACTATTCCGGCACTGTTTCTTCTTGCGTATGGAACAAGCGCATACTACCTGATGGCAGCAGCTTTCTGTTTCGGTTTTGGCTTTGGTATGTTCGATGCTAATAATATGCCCATTCTCTGCCAGTTTGTAGCGCCGCGTTACCGGGCCACGGGTTATGGAGTTATGAATATGATGGGCGTATTTTCGGGAGCGATCATTACGGATATCCTTGGTAAATCGGCCGATGCAGGCAATCTTAAAGGTGATTTTGCAGTGCTTGCGGTTATTGTGTTGGCGATATTGATCCTGCAACTGGCAGTATTAAATCCCAAAACGGCTGATTATAAAAATGAAGGTTGA
- a CDS encoding class I SAM-dependent methyltransferase → MAIKDYFSSQSDQYAKYRPTYPPDFFNYLNTITPRKKNAWDCGTGNGQIAYELAKTFEHIFATDISQSQIDHALQAVNISYSVQPAEKTDFDNHLFDLIIVAQAIHWFDFEQFYAEVRRTATKDALLCVTGYGNIKISEEIDPIIADFYTNVIGTYWDKERKYIDEGYATIPFPFDEIETPQFENRQQWTLEHLIGYLNTWSAVKHFIKQNGYNPVEKLHAALKEFWGDGAKKEVCFPLLLRIGKI, encoded by the coding sequence ATGGCAATAAAAGACTACTTCTCATCCCAATCGGATCAATACGCAAAGTACCGGCCCACTTATCCTCCGGACTTTTTTAATTATCTAAATACGATCACTCCGCGAAAAAAAAACGCCTGGGATTGCGGAACCGGGAACGGGCAGATCGCTTATGAATTGGCAAAGACCTTTGAACATATTTTTGCAACGGATATCAGCCAGTCGCAAATAGATCATGCATTGCAAGCCGTCAATATTTCCTATTCGGTGCAACCGGCTGAGAAAACCGATTTTGACAACCATCTGTTTGATTTAATTATTGTAGCGCAGGCGATTCATTGGTTCGACTTTGAACAATTTTATGCAGAAGTACGACGAACCGCAACTAAAGACGCACTACTTTGTGTTACGGGTTATGGCAACATTAAAATTTCTGAAGAAATAGACCCCATAATTGCAGACTTCTATACGAATGTTATCGGCACCTATTGGGACAAAGAGCGAAAATATATTGATGAAGGCTATGCAACCATTCCGTTCCCTTTTGATGAAATTGAAACACCGCAATTTGAAAATCGCCAGCAATGGACCCTGGAACATTTAATTGGCTATTTAAATACCTGGTCCGCTGTTAAGCATTTTATAAAACAAAATGGTTATAACCCGGTTGAGAAATTACACGCAGCACTTAAAGAATTTTGGGGCGATGGAGCAAAAAAAGAAGTCTGCTTTCCGTTGCTTTTAAGGATCGGGAAGATCTAA
- a CDS encoding DUF5916 domain-containing protein — translation MAISSYAQKKNSNYTLHLHRSSSPITIDGVMDEEGWKQADVAGNFFMVLPMDTSHANVRTEVRMTYDNENLYLMATCYHDGHKYMVESLRRDFSFLKNDNFLLFMDPFDDQTNGFSFGANAAGAQWDGTMYEGGKVDLSWDNKWTSVVKNYPDKWVFEAAIPFKSIRYKKGITEWGINFSRLDITAAEKSSWAPVPRQFPTASLAYTGTLVWDEPPPTAGSNVSIIPYALGGISKNYEKKQPTEYKKNIGGDVKIAVTSSLNLDLTVNPDFSQTDVDQQIVNLDRYELFFPEKRQFFLENADLFANFGYANIRPFFSRRIGLNAPIRFGARLSGKLNKDWRIGFMDMQTGSVAETGLPAQNFGVIALQRRVFARSNIGFIFVNKQSLNYTPGADSSKPVYSLYNRNAGLEYNLASANNQWTGKLLFLKSFNDGPNKKDWVHAANLQYLTRKWLLLWQQEYVGNNYNAEVGYVPRRSYFRMYPQAGYLFFPKAGKFISHGPKVIASAYFNESMHRTDDEYTFQYNFNFRDQSTADILVAHDFVQLLTPFDPTNSGKDSLAKGSQHNWVVYGADYFSRPQQLFTYSLSARFGGYYANGKRTTISGELGYRFQPYVGINIKASYNKLDMPAPWNQTYFWLIGPRIDVTMTNKIFFTAFMQYNQQTKNINLNTRFQWRYRPASDFFLVYSDNYLPEPFSVRNRAVVLKFNYWWNL, via the coding sequence TTGGCAATAAGTTCATATGCTCAAAAAAAGAACAGTAATTACACGCTGCACCTACATCGTAGTTCTTCGCCCATAACCATTGATGGTGTTATGGATGAGGAGGGATGGAAGCAGGCCGACGTGGCGGGTAATTTTTTTATGGTATTGCCCATGGATACCAGCCATGCAAACGTGCGTACTGAAGTGCGCATGACCTATGACAATGAGAATCTCTATCTTATGGCAACCTGTTATCATGATGGGCATAAATACATGGTAGAATCGCTGCGGCGCGATTTCAGTTTTCTCAAGAACGATAATTTTCTATTGTTTATGGATCCTTTTGATGATCAGACCAACGGCTTTTCCTTCGGTGCCAATGCGGCGGGCGCGCAGTGGGATGGTACCATGTATGAAGGCGGGAAGGTGGATCTGAGCTGGGATAACAAATGGACATCTGTTGTAAAAAATTATCCGGATAAATGGGTGTTCGAAGCAGCCATCCCCTTTAAATCGATTCGTTATAAAAAAGGGATTACCGAATGGGGCATTAATTTTAGCCGCCTGGATATTACTGCTGCTGAAAAATCGAGCTGGGCGCCGGTGCCCCGGCAATTCCCTACGGCATCGCTTGCTTACACCGGCACGTTAGTGTGGGACGAACCGCCGCCAACTGCCGGCTCCAATGTCTCCATTATTCCCTATGCACTCGGCGGTATTTCCAAAAATTATGAAAAGAAGCAACCAACGGAATATAAAAAGAATATCGGCGGCGATGTGAAAATTGCGGTGACCTCTTCTTTAAATCTGGACCTGACCGTAAATCCCGATTTTTCCCAGACAGATGTGGATCAGCAGATCGTTAATCTGGACAGGTATGAATTATTCTTTCCCGAAAAAAGGCAATTCTTTTTAGAGAACGCAGACCTTTTTGCCAACTTTGGATATGCCAATATACGGCCTTTCTTTTCACGACGTATTGGTTTGAATGCCCCGATTCGTTTCGGGGCACGACTAAGCGGTAAACTCAATAAAGACTGGCGCATCGGTTTCATGGATATGCAAACGGGCAGCGTAGCGGAAACAGGGTTGCCGGCGCAGAATTTTGGCGTTATAGCGTTGCAGCGACGCGTATTTGCCCGGTCCAATATCGGGTTCATTTTTGTTAATAAGCAATCCCTCAACTACACTCCCGGAGCGGATTCCAGCAAACCGGTTTATTCATTATACAATCGTAACGCAGGCTTGGAATATAATCTGGCATCTGCCAACAACCAATGGACCGGCAAGTTGTTGTTTTTAAAATCGTTTAACGACGGACCCAATAAAAAAGATTGGGTGCACGCTGCCAATCTTCAGTACTTAACCCGTAAGTGGCTGTTGCTTTGGCAGCAGGAATATGTGGGCAATAATTACAATGCGGAAGTAGGCTATGTACCTCGCAGGAGCTATTTCCGCATGTACCCGCAGGCAGGCTATTTATTCTTTCCAAAAGCAGGCAAGTTCATAAGTCACGGGCCAAAGGTGATTGCATCTGCTTATTTTAATGAATCGATGCATCGTACCGATGACGAATACACCTTTCAATACAATTTCAACTTTCGCGATCAGAGCACGGCCGATATTTTAGTCGCTCATGATTTTGTACAATTATTAACTCCTTTTGATCCCACCAATTCAGGCAAAGATTCATTGGCAAAAGGTTCGCAGCATAACTGGGTTGTTTACGGGGCCGATTATTTTTCACGGCCGCAACAATTATTTACCTATTCATTATCTGCCCGGTTTGGCGGTTATTATGCAAACGGCAAACGAACTACTATTTCAGGAGAACTGGGTTATCGCTTTCAGCCATACGTGGGCATTAATATTAAGGCCAGCTATAATAAACTGGATATGCCGGCCCCCTGGAATCAAACATACTTCTGGCTCATCGGACCCAGGATAGATGTAACCATGACGAATAAAATTTTCTTCACAGCGTTTATGCAATACAACCAGCAAACGAAGAATATCAATCTTAATACCCGTTTTCAATGGCGGTACAGACCGGCGTCAGATTTCTTCCTGGTGTATAGTGATAACTATTTGCCCGAGCCCTTCTCCGTTCGCAATCGAGCTGTAGTATTGAAATTTAATTATTGGTGGAATCTTTAG
- a CDS encoding GNAT family N-acetyltransferase, with translation MTIKENSIQLRKVSTADVDAIWSILQQAIEKRKVEGSTQWQDGYPNPTVINRDIENGWSYVCMDEQDNIIAYVALIFDIEPAYEAIQGKWLTDGPYAVIHRLAVSQERKIKGLATEIMMAAENICLQQGVPSIKVDTNFDNTAMLRILEKLGYTYCGEVFFRAAARKAYEKILNV, from the coding sequence ATGACAATAAAAGAGAACAGCATACAATTGCGCAAGGTTTCAACAGCTGATGTAGACGCAATCTGGTCCATCTTACAACAGGCTATTGAAAAAAGAAAGGTTGAAGGAAGCACGCAATGGCAGGATGGGTACCCTAATCCTACGGTTATTAACCGCGATATTGAAAATGGATGGAGCTATGTGTGCATGGATGAGCAAGATAATATCATTGCCTATGTTGCATTGATCTTTGACATAGAACCGGCTTATGAAGCCATACAGGGTAAATGGCTTACAGATGGCCCTTATGCCGTTATTCACCGGCTGGCAGTTTCACAGGAACGCAAAATAAAAGGGCTGGCTACCGAAATTATGATGGCGGCAGAAAACATCTGTTTACAACAAGGTGTGCCCAGTATTAAAGTAGATACCAATTTTGACAATACTGCCATGTTGCGAATATTGGAAAAGCTGGGGTATACCTATTGCGGAGAAGTATTTTTCCGCGCTGCGGCGCGAAAGGCTTATGAGAAAATACTCAACGTCTGA
- a CDS encoding Fic family protein has protein sequence MKPPYDITPRILVLIASISEKVGAVNAQYLVPANPTLRKQNQIKTIHASLHIEGNTLSEDQVTALLENKRVIGPKKDVAEVMNALSVYQKLQILSYSSEKDFLKAHRLLMKGLITNAGNYRTKGVGIVKGSQITHVAPPGERVPGLMKELFKYLKDPSELVFIKSCVFHYEMEFIHPFADGNGRMGRLWQTLILMNSFPVFQFLPFETLIAKNQEAYYRSLAVSDKEGKSTRFIEYLLQIIDKALDDLLKTASKRLTGGQRMQLFLEQLTGTFSRKDYMQHFKELSSASASRDLKASVEQGLLQKWGDKKLTKYKKMP, from the coding sequence ATGAAACCTCCATACGATATAACCCCTCGCATATTGGTACTTATTGCATCCATATCCGAGAAAGTTGGGGCCGTAAACGCACAATACCTGGTACCGGCGAATCCCACCCTCAGAAAACAAAACCAGATCAAAACCATCCACGCCTCCTTGCACATTGAGGGAAATACTTTATCTGAAGACCAGGTAACAGCCTTGCTGGAAAACAAACGGGTGATCGGTCCGAAAAAAGACGTTGCAGAAGTAATGAATGCACTATCTGTTTACCAAAAGCTTCAGATCCTCTCCTATTCTTCAGAAAAAGATTTTCTTAAAGCACATCGATTATTGATGAAGGGATTGATCACAAACGCAGGGAACTATCGTACAAAAGGTGTAGGCATTGTAAAAGGATCGCAGATAACACATGTAGCTCCTCCGGGAGAACGCGTTCCGGGACTAATGAAGGAACTGTTTAAATATCTGAAAGACCCGTCAGAATTGGTTTTTATCAAAAGCTGTGTATTTCATTATGAAATGGAATTTATTCATCCGTTTGCTGATGGCAATGGCAGAATGGGGCGTTTATGGCAAACACTCATCTTAATGAATAGCTTCCCGGTATTCCAGTTTCTTCCTTTTGAAACCCTTATTGCAAAAAACCAGGAAGCATATTACCGGTCGCTTGCTGTTTCCGATAAAGAAGGGAAATCGACCCGTTTTATCGAATACCTGTTACAGATCATTGACAAAGCCCTGGACGACCTGCTTAAAACTGCCTCAAAGCGACTAACCGGCGGGCAACGAATGCAGCTTTTCCTCGAACAGCTAACAGGAACTTTTTCCCGCAAGGATTATATGCAGCACTTTAAAGAGTTGTCGTCTGCTTCTGCAAGCAGGGACCTGAAGGCGTCAGTGGAGCAAGGCCTGCTTCAAAAATGGGGTGATAAAAAACTGACCAAGTATAAGAAAATGCCATAA
- the katG gene encoding catalase/peroxidase HPI, with translation MENDSKDISKCPFHNGTIKENVGGGGTRNRDWWPNQLKVSILRQHAAKSNPMDKDFNYKAAFESLDLAAVKKDLEALMTDSQDWWPADFGHYGGLFIRMAWHSAGTYRVGDGRGGAGTGQQRFAPLNSWPDNVSLDKARRLLWPIKQKYGNKLSWADLLVLTGNVALESMGFKTLGFAGGREDVWEPDEDVYWGSETTWLGGDIRYAHGGDPGVEKNGGVVIADDKDTNGTHSRHLEKPLAAVQMGLIYVNPEGPDGNPDPIAAAKDIRDTFGRMAMNDEETVALIAGGHTFGKTHGAAPATHVGKVPEEAGIEEQGLGWSSSFGSGKGADAIGSGLEVTWTQTPTQWDNNFFETLFGFEWELTKSPAGAHQWVAKDADAITPDAFDSAKKHKPTMLTTDLSLRFDPEYGKISKHFLENPDAFADAFAKAWFKLTHRDMGPRARYLGAEVPAEEFIWEDPIPAVDHVLIDSNDIAELKAKVLASGLSIAELVTTAWASASSFRGGDKRGGANGARIRLAPQKDWEVNNPAQLQKVLAVLEGIQKDFNGEQVGAKKVSLADLIVLAGAAAVEKAAKDAGHAVSVSFTPGRMDATQEQTDVDSVAYLETPADGFRNYRKGASVVPTEALLIDKAQLLTLTVPELTVLVGGMRALGATWDGSKHGVFTQRPGQLTNDFFVNLLDMRTAWKASNGSRELFEGSDRTTGATKWTATRADLVFGSNAELRAVAEVYGSADSADKFVNDFVAAWAKVMNLDRFDLA, from the coding sequence ATGGAGAACGATTCTAAAGACATTAGCAAATGCCCGTTTCATAACGGTACAATAAAAGAGAACGTAGGCGGTGGCGGTACCCGCAACCGGGATTGGTGGCCCAACCAGCTGAAAGTAAGCATCCTGCGCCAGCATGCGGCAAAGTCTAACCCTATGGATAAAGACTTTAATTATAAGGCAGCTTTTGAAAGTTTGGACCTGGCCGCCGTGAAGAAAGACCTGGAAGCGCTGATGACCGATTCGCAAGACTGGTGGCCGGCGGATTTCGGGCATTATGGAGGCTTATTTATCCGTATGGCCTGGCACAGCGCCGGAACCTACCGTGTGGGGGATGGCCGCGGGGGGGCAGGTACCGGGCAGCAGCGTTTCGCACCGCTGAATAGCTGGCCCGATAATGTGAGCCTCGACAAGGCCCGTCGACTGTTATGGCCCATCAAACAAAAATATGGCAACAAATTATCCTGGGCCGACCTGCTGGTGCTTACCGGCAATGTGGCGCTGGAATCAATGGGTTTTAAAACCCTTGGGTTCGCCGGCGGACGGGAAGATGTGTGGGAGCCCGATGAAGATGTGTACTGGGGCTCGGAAACCACCTGGCTGGGCGGCGACATCCGCTATGCGCACGGCGGTGACCCCGGTGTGGAAAAGAACGGCGGTGTCGTAATTGCAGATGATAAGGACACAAACGGTACGCATTCCCGCCATCTGGAAAAACCGCTGGCTGCGGTGCAGATGGGATTGATATATGTAAACCCTGAAGGGCCGGACGGCAACCCTGATCCCATTGCTGCCGCAAAAGACATCCGCGATACGTTTGGCCGCATGGCCATGAATGATGAAGAAACCGTGGCGCTGATTGCCGGCGGGCATACTTTTGGTAAAACGCATGGCGCGGCACCTGCCACCCATGTGGGCAAAGTACCCGAAGAGGCCGGTATTGAAGAGCAAGGCCTGGGCTGGAGCAGCAGTTTTGGTTCCGGCAAAGGTGCCGATGCTATAGGCAGCGGACTGGAAGTTACCTGGACGCAAACGCCTACACAGTGGGATAACAATTTCTTTGAAACCCTTTTTGGTTTTGAATGGGAGCTGACCAAAAGCCCTGCCGGCGCGCACCAGTGGGTGGCGAAGGATGCGGACGCGATCACTCCGGATGCTTTTGACTCCGCTAAGAAACATAAACCAACCATGCTTACAACGGATCTGTCCCTGCGGTTTGATCCCGAGTATGGAAAAATATCCAAACACTTTTTAGAAAACCCCGATGCCTTTGCCGATGCTTTTGCAAAAGCCTGGTTCAAGCTCACCCATCGGGATATGGGCCCGCGTGCGCGCTACCTGGGTGCAGAAGTGCCTGCCGAAGAATTTATTTGGGAAGACCCGATCCCTGCTGTGGATCACGTACTGATCGATAGCAATGATATCGCTGAATTAAAGGCAAAGGTATTAGCCTCTGGTCTCAGCATAGCCGAGTTGGTAACTACGGCCTGGGCTTCTGCTTCCTCCTTCCGGGGTGGTGATAAACGTGGTGGTGCTAATGGAGCGCGCATCCGCCTGGCGCCGCAAAAAGACTGGGAGGTAAATAATCCGGCGCAATTGCAAAAAGTATTAGCTGTGCTGGAAGGCATTCAAAAAGATTTTAACGGAGAACAAGTAGGTGCTAAAAAAGTATCGCTGGCAGATCTTATTGTACTAGCCGGTGCCGCGGCTGTTGAAAAAGCAGCAAAAGATGCAGGCCACGCCGTGAGTGTTTCGTTTACTCCCGGTCGCATGGACGCCACACAGGAACAAACCGACGTGGACTCCGTTGCCTACCTGGAAACGCCTGCCGATGGTTTCCGTAATTACCGCAAGGGAGCATCTGTTGTACCTACAGAAGCCTTGCTGATCGATAAAGCGCAACTGCTGACCCTTACCGTACCGGAGCTAACCGTGCTGGTGGGTGGCATGCGCGCGCTGGGTGCTACCTGGGATGGTTCCAAACACGGTGTTTTCACGCAACGTCCGGGGCAACTGACCAACGATTTCTTTGTGAACCTGCTGGATATGCGTACGGCCTGGAAAGCTTCCAATGGCAGTCGGGAGCTGTTTGAAGGCAGCGACCGCACCACCGGCGCCACAAAATGGACCGCCACCCGTGCGGACCTGGTTTTTGGTTCCAATGCAGAACTGCGGGCCGTTGCTGAAGTATATGGAAGCGCGGATAGCGCGGATAAATTTGTAAACGATTTTGTAGCGGCCTGGGCTAAGGTGATGAACCTGGACCGGTTTGATCTGGCTTAA
- a CDS encoding helix-turn-helix domain-containing protein: MTKLGEYLAAKSVNKSEVARRTGLSKARVNQLTLNDTTKLRADELYLIALAIDVKPIELLEYVCEGVKLVEVR; the protein is encoded by the coding sequence ATGACCAAGTTAGGAGAATATTTAGCCGCTAAATCGGTCAACAAATCTGAGGTTGCCAGAAGAACAGGTTTAAGTAAAGCCCGTGTTAACCAGCTTACTTTGAATGATACAACTAAACTTAGAGCTGATGAATTATACCTCATTGCACTGGCAATTGATGTAAAGCCAATTGAATTGTTGGAATATGTGTGTGAGGGGGTAAAGCTGGTGGAAGTAAGATAG
- a CDS encoding DUF4365 domain-containing protein: MSTNHFPIYSSNRRKGDRGVTFVRSIVEDQYEWIFRPTHVEDDFGIDGYFDIIGTDNSVTGKYLGVQIKTGESYFKNQTSTGWKYTGEHKHLNYFLNCDFPILIIIVDLGQQQAYWAEFDINKTDKIGLGWSLTIPKENILDISAKESIRELAGDVIDYMSQIEYQWEVNRKIKDSSLVLLNVSKAEIENGDVSGFVELLERLTINDDMIKKARGKISFLIDGYNYDLREVYEIPEIRSWVKKVIPVFKYWGYFLNMNFNIQRLAGLRVLHVCSVDLYVKSTNDIKREKYIEYNKEQSVEFMKQLFHWLNEFTEKYKLSENVNKDQSAQIAKVLFDYDMH, from the coding sequence ATGTCAACAAATCATTTTCCCATCTACAGCTCTAATAGACGAAAAGGTGATAGAGGAGTAACATTCGTGAGATCTATTGTTGAAGATCAATATGAATGGATTTTTAGACCTACTCATGTTGAAGACGATTTTGGTATTGATGGTTATTTTGATATTATTGGAACCGATAACAGTGTCACAGGGAAATATCTTGGTGTGCAAATAAAAACGGGTGAAAGCTATTTTAAAAATCAAACTTCAACTGGATGGAAATATACAGGAGAACATAAGCATCTTAATTACTTTTTAAATTGTGATTTCCCAATACTGATTATAATTGTCGATCTTGGCCAGCAACAAGCCTATTGGGCAGAGTTTGATATCAACAAAACCGATAAAATAGGGCTTGGTTGGTCATTAACGATACCAAAAGAAAATATTCTTGATATTTCAGCAAAAGAGAGCATTCGGGAGTTAGCGGGGGACGTAATAGATTACATGTCTCAAATTGAATATCAATGGGAGGTGAATCGGAAAATAAAAGATAGCTCGCTAGTGCTTTTAAATGTTAGTAAAGCTGAAATAGAAAATGGCGATGTTTCGGGGTTTGTAGAATTGCTAGAACGATTAACCATTAATGATGATATGATTAAAAAAGCGAGAGGAAAAATATCATTCTTAATTGATGGATATAATTATGATTTAAGAGAAGTATATGAAATACCGGAAATTAGGTCATGGGTTAAAAAAGTGATCCCTGTTTTTAAATATTGGGGATACTTTTTAAATATGAATTTCAATATTCAGCGTTTAGCAGGACTTCGCGTTTTGCATGTATGTTCAGTTGATTTATATGTAAAGTCAACCAACGATATAAAAAGAGAAAAGTATATAGAGTATAATAAGGAACAGTCGGTGGAGTTTATGAAACAGTTGTTTCATTGGTTAAATGAATTCACAGAGAAGTATAAATTATCAGAAAATGTTAACAAAGACCAAAGTGCTCAAATAGCTAAAGTACTTTTTGACTACGATATGCATTAG
- a CDS encoding ASCH domain-containing protein — translation MKVVLSIKPEFAYKIFEGTKKFEFRKAIFKNENIKSVIVYASSPVQKVIGEFEIDKVLKYDLDTLWNLTQEHSGISEEFYYEYFANKNEGFAIKIKKTKKYKKPKCLREDFNLVPPQSFAYWTGR, via the coding sequence ATGAAAGTAGTATTATCTATAAAGCCCGAATTTGCATATAAAATTTTTGAAGGAACAAAGAAATTTGAATTTAGGAAAGCGATTTTTAAGAATGAAAATATTAAATCAGTAATCGTTTACGCTTCTTCACCTGTTCAAAAAGTGATAGGTGAATTTGAGATAGATAAGGTACTTAAATATGACCTTGATACGCTTTGGAACTTAACCCAAGAGCATTCAGGCATTAGTGAAGAATTCTATTACGAATACTTTGCAAATAAGAACGAAGGGTTTGCAATAAAAATAAAAAAAACCAAAAAATATAAAAAGCCAAAGTGTTTAAGAGAAGATTTCAATTTAGTGCCACCACAGTCTTTTGCGTATTGGACAGGTAGGTAA